A window from Lagopus muta isolate bLagMut1 chromosome 5, bLagMut1 primary, whole genome shotgun sequence encodes these proteins:
- the ANK3 gene encoding ankyrin-3 isoform X12, whose protein sequence is MAFQNSEDAMTGDTDKYLGPQDLKELGDDSLPAEGYMGFSLGARSASLRSFSSDRSYTLNRSSYARDSMMIEELLVPAKDQHLTFQREFDSDSLRHYSWAADTLDNVNLVSSPIHSGYSSPLPQYDSSFLVSFMVDARGGSMRGSRHHGMRIIIPPRKCTAPTRITCRLVKRHKLASPPPMVEGEGLASRLVEMGPAGAQFLGPVIVEIPHFGSMRGKERELIVLRSENGETWKEHQYDSKHEDLTEVLNGMDEELDSVEELEKKRICRIVTKDFPQYFAVVSRIKQESNQIGPEGGVLSSTTVPRVQASFPEGALTKRIRVGLQAQPVPEEIVKKILGNKATFSPIVTVEPRRRKFHKPITMTIPVPPPSGEGVTNGYKGDTTPSLRLLCSITGGTSPAQWEDITGTTPLTFSNDCVSFTTNVSARFWLADCHQVLETVGLATQLYRELICVPYMAKFVIFAKMNDPVESNLRCFCMTDDKVDKTLEQQENFEEVARSKDIEVLEGKPIYVDCYGNLAPLTKGGQQLVFNFYAFKENRLPFSIKVRDTSQEPCGRLSFLKEPKTTKGLPQTAVCNLNITLPAHKKETESDQDDEMEKADRRQNFVSLALRKRYSYLTEPGMKTVERSAGATRSLPATYSYKPFFSTRPYQSWTTAPITVPGQTKSGFTSLSSSSSNTPTASPLKSIWSVSSASPIKSTLGASTTSSVKSVSDVASPIRSFRTISSPIKTVVSQPPYNMQVTSGSFVRAPAVTEAASLKGLASTTTFPTRTSPVTTAGSLLERSSITMTPPASPKSNINMYSSSLPLKSVITSASSLLSSPLKSVVSPAKSAVDAVSSSKVMMASSLSSPAKHVAGHTDVPLLNGSVSPLKYPSSSSLINGSKAAAVFQDKIAAAAHSASCAASAVADTAERVFSTASTMSFSPLRSFVSSAPSAFQSIRTPPAGALYTALGSISATTSSVTSSTITVPVYSVVNVLSEPALKKLPESSPLTKSAAALLSPIKTLTTEARTQPPFNRTSSPIKSSLFLAPSALKLSTPSSLSSSQEILKDVAEMKEDLIRMTAILQTDVTEDKPFHPEIPKEGRIDDEEPFKIVEKVKEDLVKVSEILKKDVCLESKGSAKVSKSDQGHVSEDDWVEFSTEEIDEARQQALTSPPMSVPEKAQIKAKTVSEKDYNLSKVIDYLANDIGSSSLTNIKYKFEEGKKEGEERQKRILKPAIALQEHKLKMPPASMRPSTSEKELCKIADSFFGADTILESPDDFSQHDQDKSPLSDSGFETRSEKTPSAPQSAESTGPKPLFHDVPIPPVITETRTEVVHVIRSYEPSSEEIPEQKTEELPAAKPAPAFMELEQKPAGSIKEKVKAFQMKASSSEEDDHKCVLSKGVRVKEETHITTTTRMVYHKPPCTESTSERIEETMSVHDIMKAFQSGRDPSKELAGLFEHKSSVTADVSKSAETSPQHAEKDSKMKPKLERIIEVHIEKGNQAEPTEVIIRETKKHPEKEMYVYQKDLPRGDINLKELEKHDAFPCSDEQGQQEEEELTAEESLPSYLESSRVNTPVSQEEDSRPSSAQLMSDDSYKTLKLLSQHSIEYHDDELSELRGESYRFAEKMLLSEKLDVSQSDTEESVTDHALPLSAELQGSDKRCREKVATAPKKEILSKIYKDVSENGVGKMSKDDHYDKVTVLHYTGDVSSPKHAMWMRFTEDRLDRGREKLMYEDRVDRTVKEAEEKLTEVSQFFRDKTEKLNDELQSPEKKQHKKNGKEIHSSQSSASSSPEKVLLSELPASGDDWSKAKQHARDGKCFPKVDERKVSSLPSSPEKRIFVQPAEDSKQTMEHKRSAQQTGVPEVSQAGFQLKQSKLSSIRLKFEQSISPKSKDPTQEEKKLDSQSKIPVKKLQESKLPVYQFYSREKHAKQVELIDGSAALQKEVKIQEDFVPGKGKAIEEFCASDTQKQRTETSVPEYFSESQTKDLVYGSDSTAKGHWDKKIYRTWESPGTSNHKTQKEKLSHVLIPDTVKENHVDHVEADKKTEFITLTEHKLAANGIHSEEVKEMTVKSPSKKVLYREFVVREGEHNGEIADKISRRKEEIAVSHIPVRIAEEKRTVLDGVYQLSAKVSQSAVIKEKVERQIGYMEDDQVKHSEIRRVTKQQSLIGLSPPVEETEISPSKSPDSLEFSPGKESPSNELVDPGASDYLDKVAPLVSTEGVKEIKTLPVYVSFVQVGKQYEKEVQQGNIKKIVSQESKTVQETRGTFYTARQQKQPPSPQGSPEDDTLEQVSFIDSSGKSPLTPETPSSEEVSYEFTSKTPDSLIAYIPGKPSPIPEVSEESEEEAEAKSTSVKQAVVEEPQTDKSLPNHINKDSNKRPKGNRVAYIEFPPPPPLDADQGESEKKLQYSTESEMEMTEVNLQDEHDKCQLAEPVIRVQPPSPVPPGADVSDSSDDESLYQPVPLKKYTFKLKELEDDQKESSKPRTPEKIEKQKELGHPTSGKPSEFDVGLDSPQNDVVQNGNNNDQSVTECSIATTAEFSHDTDATEIDSLDGYDLQDEDDGLTESDSKLAGPAVETKKDVWTTEGILKQTDRCFSQSKLEVIEEEGKVGPEEDKVPSKGPASEKAGDKSEQKSGAQFFTLEGRHPDRTVFPDSYFSYKVDEEFATPFKTVATKSLDFDPWSNNRGDDEVFETKSRDDEAKPFGLAVEDRSQATTPDTTPARTPTDESTPTSEPNPFPFHEGKMFEMTRSGAIDMSKRDFVEERLQFFQIGEHTSEGKSGDKGEGDKSTVTAITQPQAGDNTVETNLERPVETPAVEHKPIIQASGDCMEQTLGSNSLEKSSAAVNASKVDPKLRTPIKMGISASTMTLKKDGPGEVTDKIEAVMPSGQGLENETVAMIASSASSETSCRQTENTEFPKDNFNNNNNLDSSAVSTDDITSNVVLEEHSEPKCSLQKANPAKSTSGKGTGTTQGQRVREKQKAHGEQQKSTELVGARGKSKLPVKASSVKEVLPQNNLQSNTGSKVRQASKPDKAKQDNAPPCLEGRSRIPVKNTRRSNLSRKPPALPKQEQVEKEKPKQLPSKLPVKVRSTSVTMTTVKVKKNQLREVCKHSIEYFKGISGETLKLVDRLSDEEKKMQSEVSDDEEDSTSRNTSLSEATQVYLPSITSKSARDMRTEAASIKSKSEKADSERRRSKRTGPQSPCERTDIRMAIVADHLGLSWTELARELNFSVDEINQIRVENPNSLIAQSFMLLKKWVTRDGKNATTDALTSVLTKINRIDIVTLLEGPIFDYGNISGTRSFADENNVFHDPIDGWQTDSSSVTEPPTSGRRIGGSLLDRLDDSLDQCRDSVTSYVKGEAGKPETNGSLSETTTETKTKSYVQESLNDVGKHSDKEAPKTKSQISAGTDEQTLSSTAYQKSLEETSKPTTEGSKTSVPVSVKKMGWSTSEDGKARTGIQEEEGAGMSEQKECSDSEIESDSSSGEEQRITTRVYRRRLILKGEEAKNIPGESVTEEQFTDEEGNVITRKITRKVVRRVVIPHERKAGEMQGEAYKVKTKKEVRHVEKKSYS, encoded by the exons TCCTGTCATAGTGGAAATCCCACATTTTGGATCAATGcgaggaaaggaaagagagttAATCGTGCTTCGAAGTGAAAATGGTGAAACGTGGAAGGAGCACCAGTATGACAGCAAGCACGAAGACTTAACTGAAGTACTCAATGGCATGGATGAAG AGCTGGACAGCGTTGAGGAGCTAGAGAAGAAGCGTATCTGTAGGATTGTCACAAAGGATTTCCCTCAGTACTTTGCAGTGGTTTCACGAATCAAGCAAGAAAGTAACCAAATTGGCCCAGAGGGCGGCGTGCTGAGCAGCACAACGGTGCCACGTGTCCAGGCGTCCTTCCCCGAGGGTGCTCTAACCAAAAGAATCCGTGTGGGACTCCAG GCTCAACCAGTTCCAGAGgaaattgttaaaaaaatcCTTGGAAACAAGGCAACTTTCAGTCCCATTGTCACAGTGGAgccaagaagaagaaaatttcataAGCCAATAACCATGACAATTCCTGTGCCACCTCCATCAGGAGAAGGTGTAACCAATGGGTACAAAGGAGACACGACGCCCAGCCTTCGACTTTTATGTAGCATTACAG gAGGTACTTCACCTGCGCAGTGGGAGGACATCACAGGCACGACTCCTCTGACGTTCTCTAATGATTGTGTCTCCTTCACAACCAATGTTTCAGCCAG ATTTTGGCTTGCAGACTGCCATCAAGTACTAGAGACTGTTGGGCTGGCAACGCAGCTTTACAGAGAATTAATATGTGTTCCTTACATGGCAAAGTTTGTTATATTTGCCAAAATGAATGACCCTGTAGAATCCAATTTGCGTTGCTTCTGCATGACTGATGACAAAGTGGACAAAACTTTGGAGCAACAAGAGAATTTTGAAGAAGTTGCAAGAAGCAAAGACATTGAG GTTCTCGAAGGAAAGCCTATTTACGTTGATTGCTATGGAAATCTTGCCCCTTTGACTAAAGGAGGACAGcagcttgtttttaatttttatgctttcaaagaaaatagaCTGCCATTCTCTATCaag gtAAGAGACACCAGCCAAGAACCCTGTGGTCGATTATCATTTTTGAAAGAACCAAAGACTACCAAAGGACTGCCACAAACAGCTGTTTGCAACTTGAATATCACTTTGCCAGCACACAAAAAG GAAACAGAGTCAGATCAAGATGATGAG ATGGAGAAAGCCGACCGGCGTCAGAACTTTGTCTCCCTTGCTTTACGTAAGCGCTACAGCTATCTGACTGAGCCTGGAATGA AAACAGTTGAACGGAGTGCAGGAGCAACAAGATCCCTACCTGCTACTTACTCATACAAGCCATTCTTTTCAACACGGCCATATCAGTCATGGACAACAGCTCCAATTACAGTGCCTGGGCAAACCAAATCAGGCTTCACTTCCTTATCAAGCTCTTCCTCTAACACTCCTACAGCTTCCCCATTAAAATCAATATGGtctgtttcttctgcttctccaaTCAAATCCACATTAGGAGCTTCTACCACATCATCAGTTAAATCTGTTAGTGATGTAGCATCTCCGATTAGATCATTTCGGACAATCTCCTCACCAATAAAAACTGTGGTTTCGCAGCCTCCGTACAATATGCAGGTTACTTCAGGTTCTTTCGTCAGAGCTCCCGCAGTAACAGAAGCTGCTAGCCTAAAAGGGCTGGCATCCACTACCACATTCCCCACTCGGACATCTCCTGTGACTACAGCAGGGTCTCTCTTGGAGAGATCATCCATAACCATGACGCCTCCAGCATCCCCCAAATCCAACATTAACATGTACTCTTCGAGTTTGCCTCTTAAATCGGTCATCACATCAGCATCCTCACTATTATCGTCCCCTCTAAAGTCAGTGGTGTCACCTGCTAAGTCAGCAGTTGATGCTGTTTCATCCTCTAAGGTCATGATGGCCTCGTCTCTCTCGTCGCCAGCAAAACATGTAGCTGGGCACACAGATGTACCATTACTTAATGGGTCTGTGTCACCGCTGAAATACCCATCTTCTTCCAGCTTAATAAATGGATccaaagctgcagctgttttccAAGACAAGattgctgcagctgcacattCTGCAAGTTGTGCTGCTAGCGCAGTTGCTGACACAGCTGAGAGAGTGTTTTCAACTGCTTCAACAATGTCATTTTCTCCACTCAGGTCATTTGTGTCGTCAGCACCATCAGCTTTCCAGTCAATAAGAACTCCTCCTGCAGGTGCTTTGTATACAGCCCTTGGGTCAATATCAGCAACTACCTCATCTGTAACTTCATCAACAATAACAGTGCCGGTATATTCTGTAGTCAATGTTTTGTCTGAACCAGCATTAAAGAAGCTCCCAGAGTCATCTCCGCTTACAAAATCAGCTGCTGCGTTACTGTCACCTATTAAAACATTGACTACAGAGGCACGCACGCAACCTCCCTTTAATCGAACTTCATCTCCAATAAAATCGTCCTTGTTCTTAGCACCCTCTGCTCTCAAATTGTCCACGCCATCTTCTTTATCCTCCAGTCAGGAGATACTGAAAGATGTTGCTGAAATGAAAGAGGATCTAATAAGAATGACTGCAATATTGCAGACAGATGTCACAGAGGACAAACCGTTCCATCCTGAGATACCAAAAGAGGGTAGAATCGATGATGAAGAGCCTTTTAAAATTGTTGAGAAAGTGAAAGAGGACTTAGTAAAAGTTAGTGAGATTCTGAAAAAAGATGTATGTTTAGAAAGTAAAGGGTCTGCTAAAGTATCTAAAAGCGATCAAGGACATGTCTCTGAGGATGACTGGGTAGAGTTCAGTACAGAGGAGATTGATGAAGCAAGACAGCAAGCTTTGACAAGCCCTCCTATGTCTGTTCCAGAGAAGGCACAAATTAAAGCTAAAACTGTGTCGGAAAAGGATTATAACTTATCAAAAGTTATTGATTACTTAGCAAATGATATCGGTAGCAGTTCATTAACAAACATAAAGTACAAGtttgaagaggggaaaaaagaaggtgAAGAGAGACAAAAGCGCATTTTAAAGCCAGCTATTGCTTTGCAGGAACACAAACTCAAAATGCCTCCTGCCTCCATGAGGCCTTCAACATCAGAAAAGGAGTTATGTAAAATTGCAGATTCCTTTTTTGGAGCAGATACAATTTTAGAGTCTCCGGATGACTTTTCTCAACACGATCAAGACAAAAGTCCTTTATCTGACAGTGGCTTTGAAACAAGGAGTGAAAAAACACCTTCTGCCCCTCAAAGCGCTGAAAGCACAGGGCCAAAACCACTTTTCCATGATGTACCCATCCCTCCCGTCATTACAGAAACAAGAACTGAGGTAGTTCATGTTATCCGTAGCTACGAACCATCATCTGAAGAAATtccagagcagaaaacagaagaactaCCGGCTGCAAAGCCTGCTCCTGCTTTCATGGAGCTGGAGCAAAAGCCTGCCGGGTCTATTAAAGAGAAGGttaaagcatttcaaatgaaagctaGCAGCAGTGAGGAAGATGACCATAAGTGTGTCCTTAGCAAAGGTGTCCGAGTAAAAGAAGAAACTCACATCACTACGACAACTAGGATGGTTTATCATAAACCTCCATGCACTGAAAGCACATCGGAAAGAATTGAGGAAACGATGTCTGTTCATGACATAATGAAAGCCTTTCAGTCTGGACGTGACCCTTCCAAAGAACTGGCAGGTCTGTTTGAACATAAATCATCAGTAACAGCCGATGTTAGCAAGTCTGCTGAAACTTCACCACAACATGCAGAGAAGGACAGCAAAATGAAACCCAAACTGGAGCGAATAATAGAGGTCCATATTGAAAAAGGTAATCAGGCTGAACCTACTGAAGTGATTattagagaaacaaaaaagcatccagaaaaagaaatgtatgtatATCAGAAAGACTTACCTCGGGGAGATATTAACTTAAAAGAGTTGGAAAAACATGATGCTTTTCCTTGTTCAGATGAACAAGGTCAGCAAGAAGAAGAGGAGCTCACAGCCGAAGAGTCACTTCCTTCTTATCTGGAATCCTCTAGAGTTAACACTCCCGTGTCCCAGGAAGAAGACAGTCGCCCTAGTTCTGCTCAACTCATGTCTGATGACTCTTACAAAACACTGAAGCTTTTGAGTCAGCACTCAATAGAATACCATGATGATGAGTTGTCAGAACTAAGAGGGGAGTCTTACAGGTTTGCTgagaaaatgcttctttcagaaaagctagATGTTTCTCAGTCTGATACTGAGGAGTCAGTTACTGATCATGCTCTACCCCTTAGTGCAGAGTTACAGGGGTCTGATAAACGATGCAGAGAAAAAGTAGCTACTGCCCCTAAAAAAGAGATTCTCTCCAAAATCTATAAAGATGTATCTGAAAATGGTGTGGGTAAAATGTCTAAAGATGATCATTATGATAAAGTGACAGTATTACACTACACTGGAGATGTTAGTAGTCCAAAGCATGCGATGTGGATGCGCTTTACTGAGGACAGATTAGACAGAGGTAGAGAAAAGTTGATGTATGAAGACAGGGTGGACAGGACTGTTaaggaggcagaagaaaaactgactgAAGTATCACAGTTTTTTCGGGATAAAACAGAGAAGTTGAATGATGAGCTACAGTCTccagagaaaaaacagcataaaaaaaatggcaaagaaataCATTCTAGtcagagctctgccagcagcagccctgagaagGTTCTACTCTCTGAATTACCAGCGTCTGGTGATGACTGGagtaaagcaaagcagcatgcACGTGATGGCAAATGCTTTCCTAAAGTGGATGAAAGAAAAGTGTCCAGTTTGCCCAGCAGTCCTGAGAAAAGGATATTTGTGCAACCAGCAGAGGACTCTAAACAAACTATGGAACACAAAAGAAGTGCTCAGCAGACTGGAGTGCCTGAGGTTTCACAGGCTGGATTTCAGCTGAAGCAATCAAAACTCAGTTCTATTAGGCTGAAGTTTGAACAAAGCATAAGTCCAAAGAGTAAGGACCCAactcaagaggaaaaaaaactggaCAGTCAGTCCAAAATTCCAGTAAAGAAGTTGCAAGAAAGTAAGTTACCGGTTTACCAGTTTTATTCTAGAGAAAAACACGCAAAGCAAGTCGAGCTCATTGATGGAAGTGCAGCTTTACAGAAAGAGGTGAAAATACAGGAAGATTTTGTCCCAGGTAAAGGAAAAGCTATAGAAGAATTCTGTGCTTCAgacacacaaaagcaaagaactgaAACAAGTGTGCCAGAGTacttttcagaatcacagacaAAAGACCTGGTGTATGGCTCAGACTCAACGGCAAAGGGACACTGGGACAAAAAAATCTATAGGACTTGGGAAAGTCCTGGAACTTCTAAtcataaaacacaaaaagagaagCTTTCACATGTGCTGATTCCAGATACAGTAAAGGAAAACCACGTTGATCATGTTGAAGCTGACaaaaaaactgaatttattaCTCTGACAGAGCACAAACTGGCAGCAAATGGCATTCATTcagaagaagtgaaagaaatgacTGTAAAATCTCCCTCAAAAAAGGTTTTATACAGAGAATTTGTTGTCAGGGAGGGGGAACATAACGGTGAAATAGCTGATAAAATatccagaaggaaagaagaaattgctGTGTCCCATATTCCAGTAAGGATTGCTGAGGAGAAGAGAACTGTGCTTGATGGTGTTTATCAACTTTCAGCTAAAGTATCCCAGTCAGCTGTGATTAAGGAGAAAGTTGAGAGGCAGATAGGTTATATGGAAGATGATCAAGTAAAGCATTCAGAAATTAGAAGAGTTACCAAGCAGCAGAGCTTGATAGGTCTAAGTCCTCCTGTTGAGGAAACTGAGATATCCCCTAGCAAATCACCAGATTCTCTAGAATTTAGTCCAGGAAAGGAATCTCCTTCAAATGAGTTAGTTGACCCTGGTGCCAGTGATTACTTGGATAAAGTTGCACCATTAGTAAGTACAGAGGGAGTGAAAGAAATTAAGACCTTACCGGTTTATGTCAGTTTTGTGCAAGTAGGAAAGCAATATGAGAAAGAGGTGCAAcaaggaaatattaaaaaaattgtcagTCAGGAAAGTAAGACAGTGCAAGAGACAAGGGGGACCTTTTACACAGCTAGACAGCAAAAGCAACCTCCCTCTCCACAAGGTAGTCCAGAAGATGATACGCTAGAACAGGTGTCCTTTATTGATAGCTCTGGCAAAAGTCCTTTAACACCAGAAACACCAAGTTCAGAGGAAGTGAGTTATGAGTTTACATCTAAAACACCTGACTCACTAATAGCATATATCCCAGGCAAACCCAGTCCTATACCTGAGGTTTCTGAGGAAtcagaggaggaagcagaggctAAGTCAACCTCTGTAAAACAGGCAGTAGTTGAGGAACCACAGACTGACAAATCATTACCTAACCATATAAATAAGGACTCTAACAAAAGACCGAAAGGTAACAGAGTTGCCTACATTGAAttcccacctcctccaccacTGGATGCCGATCAAGGCGAGTCAGAAAAGAAGCTTCAGTATTCCACTGAGAGTGAAATGGAGATGACAGAAGTGAACCTGCAGGATGAACATGACAAATGTCAACTGGCTGAGCCAGTTATAAGAGTACAGCCGCCGTCTCCTGTGCCGCCGGGAGCAGATGTCAGTGACTCCAGTGATGATGAATCTCTCTATCAACCTGTTCCGCTTAAAAAGTACACGTTCAAACTGAAAGAACTAGAAGATGACCAGAAAGAAAGCTCAAAACCCAGAACCCCTGAAAAGattgagaaacagaaagagttAGGACACCCCACTTCTGGGAAACCTAGTGAGTTTGACGTTGGGCTTGATTCACCCCAGAATGATGTAGTGCAAAATGGGAATAATAATGACCAGTCTGTCACAGAGTGTTCCATAGCAACCACTGCAGAATTCTCCCATGATACCGATGCGACTGAGATTGACTCTCTTGACGGTTATGATTTGCAAGATGAAGATGATGGTTTAACTGAGAGTGATTCTAAACTTGCAGGTCCGGCAGTTGAAACCAAAAAGGACGTATGGACTACAGAAGGTATTCTAAAGCAGACTGATCGCTGCTTTAGCCAGAGTAAACTTGAAGTCAttgaggaggaagggaaggtaGGCCCTGAAGAAGACAAGGTGCCTTCAAAGGGTCCAGCTTCTGAAAAGGCCGGAGATAAAAGCGAGCAGAAGTCAGGGGCGCAGTTTTTCACTTTGGAAGGCAGACACCCTGACAGGACTGTGTTTCCCGATTCATATTTCAGTTACAAAGTAGATGAAGAATTTGCAACGCCTTTCAAAACTGTGGCCACTAAGAGTCTAGATTTTGACCCATGGTCCAATAACCGAGGTGACGACGAAGTGTTTGAGACTAAATCAAGGGATGATGAGGCAAAGCCATTTGGTCTGGCAGTAGAAGACAGATCTCAAGCAACAACACCTGATACAACTCCAGCCAGAACTCCAACAGATGAGAGTACGCCAACTAGCGAGCCCAACCCCTTCCCATTTCATGAAGGGAAGATGTTTGAGATGACTCGCAGTGGTGCAATTGACATGAGCAAGAGGGATTTTGTTGAAGAAAGACTCCAATTTTTTCAGATTGGTGAGCATACTTCTGAAGGGAAGTCAGGGGACAAGGGGGAAGGGGATAAAAGTACAGTCACTGCCATCACACAGCCACAGGCAGGGGACAACACTGTAGAAACAAACCTAGAGAGACCAGTAGAAACACCAGCAGTTGAACATAAGCCCATCATCCAGGCCAGTGGAGATTGCATGGAACAAACACTTGGTAGTAACTCACTGGAAAAATCATCGGCAGCGGTAAATGCTTCTAAAGTTGATCCCAAATTGCGCACGCCAATTAAAATGGGAATTTCTGCTTCCACCATGACTCTGAAGAAAGATGGTCCTGGCGAAGTGACAGATAAGATAGAAGCTGTGATGCCAAGTGGTCAGGGATTAGAAAATGAAACTGTAGCAATGATTGCGAGTTCAGCTTCTAGCGAGACAAGCTGTaggcaaacagaaaacactgagtttccaaaagataattttaataacaacaacaatttGGATTCATCTGCAGTCTCTACAGATGATATTACCTCTAATGTAGTGCTAGAAGAACATTCGGAACCAAAATGTTCCCTGCAGAAAGCTAACCCAGCAAAAAGCACTTCAGGAAAAGGTACAGGGACAACACAAGGACAAAGAgtaagagagaaacaaaaagcacatggagagcagcagaagtcAACAGAGTTGGTAGGGGCTAGAGGAAAATCAAAACTTCCTGTAAAGGCCAGCTCAGTAAAAGAAGTCTTGCCGCAAAATAATCTCCAAAGCAACACAGGGAGTAAAGTGAGACAGGCTAGTAAGCctgacaaagcaaaacaagataATGCTCCTCCCTGTCTAGAAGGAAGGTCTAGGATTCCTGTAAAAAATACACGTAGGAGTAATTTATCTAGAAAACCTCCAGCCCTACCAAAGCAAGAGCaggtagagaaagaaaaaccaaaacagctTCCTTCTAAATTACCAGTAAAGGTAAGATCTACCTCCGTCACAATGACAACagttaaagtaaaaaaaaatcagcttagGGAGGTGTGTAAACATTCAATTGAATATTTTAAGGGAATTAGTGGTGAGACATTAAAGCTTGTGGATCGTCTATctgatgaagagaaaaagatgcagTCAGAGGTCTCTGACGATGAAGAAGACAGTACATCAAGGAACACATCACTGTCAGAAGCTACTCAAGTGTACCTGCCTTCCATTACATCGAAGTCTGCTAGAGATATGAGAACAGAGGCAGCATCTATAAAATCAAAGAGTGAAAAGGCCGACAGTGAGAGGAGGAGGAGTAAGAGGACTG GTCCACAAAGTCCATGTGAGCGAACAGATATAAGGATGGCAATTGTAGCTGATCACCTTGGACTTAGCTGGACAG aacTGGCAAGAGAACTGAATTTTTCTGTGGATGAAATAAACCAAATCCGAGTAGAAAACCCAAATTCTCTTATTGCTCAGAGTttcatgttattaaaaaaatgggTTACCAGAGACGGGAAAAATGCTACAA ctgatgCCTTAACTTCTGTATTGACAAAAATTAATCGAATAGATATTGTGACCCTGCTGGAAGGACCAATATTTGattatggaaatatttcaggCACCAGAAGCTTTGCAGACGAAAATAACGTTTTTCATGATCCCATTGATG GTTGGCAGACTGACTCATCAAGTGTCACTGAGCCACCAACGTCGGGACGCAGGATAGGTGGTAGCCTGCTAGATCGCCTGGATGATAG cTTGGACCAATGTAGGGACTCTGTTACCTCATACGTCAAAGGAGAAGCAGGGAAACCAGAAACAAATGGAAGCCTCTcagaaaccacaacagaaacaaaaactaaatCCTATGTCCAGGAATCTTTAAATGATGTGGGAAAACACAGTGACAAAGAAGCCCCAAAAACAAAGTCCCAAATTTCAGCTGGTACTGATGAGCAAACATTGTCATCAACAGCATATCAGAAATCTTTGGAAGAGACTAGCAAGCCAACAACGGAAGGCAGCAAAACATCTGTGCCTGTCAGTGTGAAGAAGATGGGCTGGAGTACTTCAGAGGATGGCAAGGCAAGAACAGGCATCcaagaggaggagggagcaggAATGTCTGAACAGAAG GAATGTAGTGACAGTGAGATTGAGAGTGATTCGAGCTCAGGTGAGGAACAGAGGATTACTACAAGAGTGTATCGACGGCGGTTGATTCTGAAG GGTGAGGAAGCAAAAAACATTCCTGGTGAATCTGTAACAGAAGAGCAGTTTACTGATGAAGAAGGCAACGTCATCACAAGAAAA ATCACCCGGAAAGTAGTAAGGCGTGTTGTTATCCCACATGAGAGGAAAGCTGGTGAAATG